A genomic stretch from Pseudomonas sp. MUP55 includes:
- a CDS encoding DUF3757 domain-containing protein, with protein sequence MSHSTLKWRRFFTAAGAWLLMGNGQAAQLSCPDSSTIKVVNIQFSGGEQEQQWNGEQLVDDYSGAEGFKFLGAAIKQGADSETKLPYHYVICNYSGKGKDDYLRLSQRFVLPPVAKGSGWNENKECENSKVTDCAFELMNSKGPAKFTLPVQE encoded by the coding sequence ATGTCACATTCAACTCTTAAGTGGCGTCGGTTTTTTACGGCTGCGGGTGCGTGGTTGCTGATGGGGAATGGGCAGGCGGCGCAGTTGTCTTGTCCGGACTCTTCGACTATCAAGGTTGTGAACATTCAGTTTTCAGGTGGAGAGCAAGAGCAGCAATGGAACGGCGAACAGCTGGTTGACGATTATTCTGGAGCTGAGGGGTTCAAGTTCCTGGGCGCAGCGATCAAGCAAGGTGCAGACAGCGAAACGAAATTGCCTTATCACTATGTAATCTGTAATTACAGTGGGAAAGGCAAGGACGATTATTTGAGGTTGTCTCAGCGGTTTGTCTTGCCCCCCGTGGCTAAAGGTTCTGGTTGGAATGAGAATAAAGAGTGTGAAAATAGCAAAGTCACGGACTGTGCTTTTGAGCTGATGAACTCAAAGGGGCCTGCCAAGTTCACATTGCCTGTTCAGGAATAA
- the fba gene encoding class II fructose-bisphosphate aldolase (catalyzes the reversible aldol condensation of dihydroxyacetonephosphate and glyceraldehyde 3-phosphate in the Calvin cycle, glycolysis, and/or gluconeogenesis) has translation MALISMRQMLDHAAEFGYGVPAFNVNNLEQMRAIMEAADKTDSPVIVQASAGARKYAGAPFLRHLILAAIEEFPHIPVCMHQDHGTSPDVCQRSIQLGFSSVMMDGSLGEDGKTPTDYEYNVRVTQQTVAMAHACGVSVEGELGCLGSLETGMAGEEDGIGAEGVLDHSQMLTDPEEAADFVKKTQVDALAIAIGTSHGAYKFTKPPTGDVLAIDRIKEIHKRIPNTHLVMHGSSSVPQEWLAIINQYGGDIKETYGVPVEEIVEGIKHGVRKVNIDTDLRLASTGAMRRLMATNPSEFDPRKFFGATVTAMRDVCIARYEAFGTAGNASKIKPISLEAMYQRYLKGELNAKVN, from the coding sequence ATGGCACTTATCAGCATGCGTCAAATGCTGGACCACGCAGCCGAGTTCGGCTACGGCGTCCCAGCCTTTAACGTCAACAACCTTGAGCAGATGCGCGCCATCATGGAAGCCGCTGACAAGACCGACTCCCCAGTGATCGTCCAGGCTTCGGCCGGTGCCCGCAAATACGCCGGCGCGCCGTTCCTGCGTCACCTGATTCTCGCGGCCATCGAAGAATTCCCGCACATCCCGGTGTGCATGCACCAGGACCACGGCACCAGCCCTGACGTGTGCCAGCGCTCCATCCAGTTGGGCTTCAGCTCGGTGATGATGGACGGTTCCCTCGGCGAAGACGGCAAGACCCCAACCGACTACGAATACAACGTACGTGTTACCCAGCAAACCGTGGCCATGGCTCACGCCTGCGGCGTGTCGGTTGAAGGCGAACTGGGTTGCCTGGGCTCCCTGGAAACCGGCATGGCCGGTGAAGAAGACGGCATCGGCGCCGAAGGCGTGCTGGATCACAGCCAGATGCTGACCGACCCGGAAGAAGCCGCCGACTTCGTCAAGAAGACCCAAGTGGACGCCCTGGCCATCGCCATCGGCACCAGCCACGGCGCCTACAAGTTCACCAAGCCACCGACCGGCGACGTACTGGCCATTGACCGCATCAAGGAAATCCACAAACGCATCCCCAACACCCACCTGGTGATGCACGGTTCTTCCTCGGTACCGCAGGAGTGGCTGGCGATCATCAACCAGTACGGCGGCGACATCAAAGAAACCTACGGCGTACCGGTTGAAGAAATCGTCGAAGGCATCAAGCACGGCGTGCGCAAGGTCAACATCGACACCGACCTGCGCCTGGCCTCCACCGGTGCGATGCGTCGCCTGATGGCAACCAACCCGAGCGAGTTCGACCCGCGCAAATTCTTCGGCGCCACCGTGACCGCGATGCGTGATGTGTGTATTGCACGTTATGAAGCGTTTGGTACTGCCGGTAATGCTTCGAAGATCAAGCCGATCTCGTTGGAAGCGATGTATCAGCGGTATTTGAAGGGTGAGTTGAACGCTAAGGTCAACTGA
- a CDS encoding MliC family protein: MKGVIALAALALLAGCSSMNMFDKAEPEGKWTTWTCDSKAEVNWRFANAARSEVDVRLGGSDQVYRLKQDVAASGVLYANDQLAFHTKGEEGLIYWTATDDLIGRGCKAN, encoded by the coding sequence ATGAAAGGCGTTATCGCCCTGGCAGCACTGGCCTTGTTGGCCGGTTGCAGCAGCATGAACATGTTCGACAAGGCAGAGCCGGAAGGTAAATGGACAACCTGGACCTGCGACAGCAAGGCCGAGGTCAACTGGCGCTTTGCCAATGCGGCCCGCTCCGAGGTGGATGTGCGCCTTGGCGGCTCGGACCAGGTTTATCGACTCAAGCAGGACGTGGCGGCTTCGGGTGTGCTGTATGCCAACGACCAATTGGCGTTTCACACAAAAGGCGAGGAAGGCCTGATTTACTGGACGGCCACGGATGATTTGATCGGGCGTGGCTGTAAGGCCAACTGA